The proteins below are encoded in one region of Aspergillus nidulans FGSC A4 chromosome III:
- a CDS encoding protein carC (transcript_id=CADANIAT00006269) yields the protein MLSQKVAQQSLRRLAVQQPYAMRWSLMNAASPAAVAMGRNVQKIQTRFAATSTTTSDPNKILVEQRLRRPVSPHLTIYRPQITWYMSALHRVTGIILSGPLYIFATAYLAAPLFGWHLESASLAASFATLPLAAKFSLKTLAALPFTYHSFNGLRHLMWDTGRGITNKQVIQTGWTVVGLSIASALYLAYV from the exons ATGCTCTCTCAAAAGGTCGCTCAGCAGTCGCTGCGTCGGC TTGCTGTCCAGCAGCCCTATGCCATGCGCTGGTCCCTGATGAACGCTGCCTCCCCCGCCGCGGTTGCCATGGGAAGGAATGTCCAGAAGATTCAGACAAG ATTCGCtgccaccagcaccaccactTCCGATCCCAATAAGATCCTTGTCGAGCAGCGTCTGCGCCGCCCCGTCTCTCCCCACCTTACCATCTACCGACCCCAGATCACTTGGTACATGAGTGCCCTCCACCGTGTCACCGGAATCATCCTTTCTGGTCCTCTGTACATTTTCGCCACTGCATACCTCGCTGCTCCCTTGTTTGGATGGCACCTTGAGTCTGCCTCCTTGGCCGCTTCTTTCGCTACTCTGCCCTTGGCCGCCAAGTTCAGCCTCAAGACCTTAGCTGCTCTGCCGTTCACCTACCACTCCTTCAACGGCCTCCGACACCTGATGTGGGATACTGGCCGTGGTATCACCAACAAGCAGGTTATCCAGACCGGCTGGACCGTCGTTGGTCTGAGCATTGCTAGCGCTCTTTACCTTGCTTATGTGTGA
- a CDS encoding mitochondrial 54S ribosomal protein mL57 (transcript_id=CADANIAT00006268) → MASLLPIRAFRTASCSACRSLISSGPAQLALPLSRRNYSTPAEQEPVDYTNKPRWSYTPPRAKAPFSLHFDSKRPDFPVNSDPQVLDQFYIRFLGEGGDKVLSDEVKWLAVTHKSFDQGRRGFNDRLAFLAQSASNSYGQPAPDRYGRKPFEHPALNGLENLSINTKRFLTDKSKLAEVARQYDLEKVLRWCPRKPTNLEASGVEVVLAHTLYALIGALSLEKGNLVANKVARERILAPLGFQVTV, encoded by the exons ATGGCCTCACTGCTACCGATACGAGCGTTCAGGACCGCTTCCTGCTCCGCATGCCGCTCTCTCATCTCCTCTGGCCCGGCTCAGCTTgcccttcctctctctcGCCGCAACTATTCAACGCCCGCGGAACAGGAACCAGTCGACTACACAAACAAGCCGCGATGGTCGTACACGCCCCCCCGCGCGAAGGCTCCTTTCTCCCTACACTTCGACTCCAAAAGGCCCGACTTTCCCGTCAACTCCGACCCTCAGGTTCTCGACCAGTTCTACATTCGCTTCTTAGGCGAGGGCGGCGACAAGGTTCTCTCCGACGAGGTCAAATGGCTTGCAGTGACGCACAAGAGTTTCGACCAGGGCCGAAGGGGTTTCAATGACCGCTTGGCTTTCTTGG CGCAGAGCGCTTCGAACTCCTATGGGCAGCCCGCCCCTGACCGTTATGGCCGGAAGCCATTCGAGCACCCAGCACTTAATGGGTTAGAAAACCTATCTATCAACACGAAGCGATTTCTTACGGACAAGTCGAAGCTTGCCGAGGTTGCGCGGCAATATGATTTAGAAAAAGTGTTGAGATGGTGCCCTCGAAAG CCCACAAACCTCGAAGCATCTGGCGTCGAAGTCGTCCTTGCGCACACACTTTACGCACTAATTGGCGCTCTTTCTCTGGAGAAGGGCAACCTAGTTGCCAACAAGGTTGCACGAGAGCGGATATTAGCACCTCTGGGGTTCCAGGTGACGGTATAA